A stretch of DNA from Pseudomonadota bacterium:
CTCTGAAAATCTCCACCGGGAAGTCTCTTTAGGACAAATAAGAGTTAACCCATATTCGCTCTCTGTTTCAGTAAAAAATATTTTAATAAAAGACCGTGCGAAGGCAGAGACATTTGTCTCCTTTGATGAGTTGTTTGTAAATGCGAGTATCAGTTCAATTTTTAGAAGAGCCATTATTATTAAAGAGTTAAAAATTGCCGGGCCATATATTCGGATCATCCGCAACAAAGATGAGTCCTACAACTTTTCAGACCTCCTTGTGTCCAAAACAACAGAGAATGATAAACTCAGGAAACGACGTGCAGGGGAGAAGGAGAAACCTGTTCTTTTTTCAATCAACAATATAGTAATATCTTCAGGCCGCATAGACTTCTCTGATGGACCAAATAACGTGCAACATAATATTAAGGATATGAAAGTTTCTATTCCTTTTATTTCCAACACAGAATATTATGTGAACACTTATGTGCAGCCTTCGTTTTCTGCACATATAAACGGGACTCCATATACTTTACAGGGGAAGACAAAACCCTTTGCAGAACCCCGTGAGGCATATCTCGACATAGACATAAAAGGCCTCGATTTACCTCAATACATTACCTATTTGCCTGTGAAGCAAAATTTTATCCTTCGCTCCGGATCAATGGACATTGCTTCAAGGGTCTCATTTATACAATCTAAAAACAAGGCGCCATCTCTCATGGTAAGTGGCGATATTGCATTGAAAAATTTTGCAATTGACGATATGACAAAAAAATCTTTGGTAAATCTGCTCTCAATCGACATAGCAATTGCCTCCTGTGAACCTTTTCTTAAATCCTTGCACTTGTCTAAGTTTATAATAAAAGGGCCTGAACTGACTTTAAAACGTGATGAAAAGGGCGCTTTGAACCTGATATCGCTTATTGAGGAAAAAAAGGATGGCCCGAAAGACGCTTCCTATAATAAGAAAACACCGGTAAAAAAACCTACTAAAACCCCTGTAAAAAGCGATGAAGACGTACCTTTTAACGCATCTGTTGATGAATTTATTATTGAAGACGGCAAGATTTCTTTTTTTGATCATACAGTATCCCAGCCGGTGGAATTACTAATAACAAGTCTCAACCTGAAGGGAGAACGTTTTTCAACTGCAAAAGACAGCACGGGCACTTTATCTCTATCACTGCTTCTGAATAAAAAAGGTTCAATTTCCGCAAAAGGTCCCGTGAGTATCACACCTCTCTCTGCCAATCTTTTAACAGATGTTAAGAGGATTAACATCCGTGCCTTTCAGGCTTACTTCACCGATAAAGTAAAAATCAATACCACGAGCGGGCATGTTAATACATCGGGCACAGTCATTGTTGCCCATACAAATAAAGCCGGCTTGAATGTCACATTTAAGGGCAATGTACTTATCGCTGATTTTGCATCTGTTGATAAACAGAATGGTGATGATTTTCTAAAATGGAAAGCCTTCTCTCTGAACAATATCAACGCAGGATATAATCCTATGTATGCTCATATAAAAGGCATATCCCTTACTGACTTCTATGCAAGAGTTACATTGAACCCGGACGGAACTCTCAGTCTTAGAAAGGTAATTGAAGAAGAGGAAGAAAATAAAAATAATGAACAACCTGTACAGGCAAAAAAAGAAACTTCCGGGACAAAAACCGTTGCTGAATCCGAAAAGGATATTGCCAGGGATATCAGCGTTGGCAGCATTACCCTTCAAGGGGGAACCATCGATTTTATGGATAAGTCAATAAAACCTGCCTATTCTGTAAATCTTACAGAAATGGTTGGTCGGATAGGCGGTTTTTCCCTTCAACTTGACCAACGTGCAGACCTGGAACTCCTCGGCAAGATAGATCACTATGTCCCTCTCGAAATAGCTGGAAAAATCAACCCTTCAAGGAACAATCTTTTTACCGATGTGTCGGTAAAGTTCAAAGACCTTGATTTGAGTGCCATGACCCCCTATTCAGGAAAATATTTGGGATATAAGATAGAAAAGGGAAGTCTCTCTATTGATTTGAAATATCTTATTGACAAGAGAAAACTGGATGCTCAAAACCGTATTTTTATTGACCAGTTGACGCTTGGCGACAAGGTTGAAAGCCCTGATGCTTTGAATTTGCCCCTGAAGCTTGCCATTGCTTTGCTTAAGGACCGGAAAGGGCGGATCGATCTCGATGTTCCTCTTTCCGGCAGCCTGGACGATCCACAATTCAGCGTTTTTAGGATTGTTATAAAGATTTTGGTAAATCTTATTACAAAAGCAGTAACTGCGCCTTTTGCCCTCCTCGGCGCCCTCTTTGGAGGGGGGGAGGAGCTGAGTTACATAGATTTTGATTATGGCAGAGCACAGTTGTCGCAGGCAGGCATAAAGAAAATAGATACTCTTGTAAAAGCCCTCTATGAAAGGCCCTCACTAAAACTTGACATTGAGGGACATGTGGATGTGGAAAAAGATAAAGAGGCTCTAAAAACCTACCTATTCAACAAGAAGATAAAAACCCAGAAACTTAATGCTATGATTAAAAAGGGATTACCGGCGGTGCCTGTTGATGATGTTATAATTGGGCAGAGTGAATATCAACAATATCTGGCTTCGGCATATAAAGCCGAGAAATTTGAAAAACCCAAAAATGTATTAGGCCTTGCAAAGAGCCTTCCTGCTCCGGAAATGGAAAAACTGATGCTTGCCAATACCGTGGTGGGTGAGGGAGACTTGCGAACTCTGGCAAAACAAAGAGCCGGACAGGTGAAGGATGCATTACTGGCAACAGGCAATGTTACTGCCGACAGGGTATTTGTGGTTGAACCAAAATCACTTTCCCCTGAAAAGAAGGAAAAGGCA
This window harbors:
- a CDS encoding DUF748 domain-containing protein, which codes for MHRATKIVIWLAGFFVLFSIIGFFIVPPIVKSVLVKKLSENLHREVSLGQIRVNPYSLSVSVKNILIKDRAKAETFVSFDELFVNASISSIFRRAIIIKELKIAGPYIRIIRNKDESYNFSDLLVSKTTENDKLRKRRAGEKEKPVLFSINNIVISSGRIDFSDGPNNVQHNIKDMKVSIPFISNTEYYVNTYVQPSFSAHINGTPYTLQGKTKPFAEPREAYLDIDIKGLDLPQYITYLPVKQNFILRSGSMDIASRVSFIQSKNKAPSLMVSGDIALKNFAIDDMTKKSLVNLLSIDIAIASCEPFLKSLHLSKFIIKGPELTLKRDEKGALNLISLIEEKKDGPKDASYNKKTPVKKPTKTPVKSDEDVPFNASVDEFIIEDGKISFFDHTVSQPVELLITSLNLKGERFSTAKDSTGTLSLSLLLNKKGSISAKGPVSITPLSANLLTDVKRINIRAFQAYFTDKVKINTTSGHVNTSGTVIVAHTNKAGLNVTFKGNVLIADFASVDKQNGDDFLKWKAFSLNNINAGYNPMYAHIKGISLTDFYARVTLNPDGTLSLRKVIEEEEENKNNEQPVQAKKETSGTKTVAESEKDIARDISVGSITLQGGTIDFMDKSIKPAYSVNLTEMVGRIGGFSLQLDQRADLELLGKIDHYVPLEIAGKINPSRNNLFTDVSVKFKDLDLSAMTPYSGKYLGYKIEKGSLSIDLKYLIDKRKLDAQNRIFIDQLTLGDKVESPDALNLPLKLAIALLKDRKGRIDLDVPLSGSLDDPQFSVFRIVIKILVNLITKAVTAPFALLGALFGGGEELSYIDFDYGRAQLSQAGIKKIDTLVKALYERPSLKLDIEGHVDVEKDKEALKTYLFNKKIKTQKLNAMIKKGLPAVPVDDVIIGQSEYQQYLASAYKAEKFEKPKNVLGLAKSLPAPEMEKLMLANTVVGEGDLRTLAKQRAGQVKDALLATGNVTADRVFVVEPKSLSPEKKEKANDSRVDLKLK